The following coding sequences are from one Lolium rigidum isolate FL_2022 chromosome 6, APGP_CSIRO_Lrig_0.1, whole genome shotgun sequence window:
- the LOC124663062 gene encoding indole-3-pyruvate monooxygenase YUCCA2-like encodes MDHWSESEGKRAHDPIFQTYFSQNCGQHVEDFCKGRSADAAVTPSQRCILVPGPIIVGAGPSGLAVAACLKEKGVDSLIFERSNCIASLWQLKTYDRLSLHLPRQFCELPLMPFPADYPIYPSKKEFVAYLEKYAARFGICPTYNHTVVCAEYDVKRLLWRVRMQATGRMGEEVEYMSRWLVVATGENAEVVQPEIGGLKEFKGTVMHTSAYKTGRVFAGKRVLVVGCGNSGMEVCLDLCNNNAHPHIVVRDTVHILPREMLGQSTFGLSMWLLKWLPVHVVDLFLLLVARAMLGDTARLGLKRPTVGPLELKSLSGKTPVLDVGTFAKIRSGDIKVHPGIKRISGRQVEFLDTSSEDFDAIVLATGYRSNVPFWLKDRELFSEKDGLPRKAFPNGWKGERGLYSAGLTRRGLMGTSLDARRIAHDVEQQLRAEGKYPGVLL; translated from the exons ATGGACCATTGGAGTGAAAGTGAGGGCAAGAGAGCGCATGATCCTATCTTCCAAACCTATTTCAGCCAAAACTGCGGACAACATGTTgaagatttctgcaaggggaggagTGCGGATGCTGCCGTTACTCCTTCACAGCGATGTATCTTGGTTCCAGGTCCAATTATCGTGGGTGCAGGACCATCAGGGCTTGCCGTTGCTGCATGTCTCAAGGAGAAGGGGGTCGATAGCCTTATCTTCGAGCGCTCCAACTGCATAGCTTCCCTGTGGCAGCTCAAAACATATGATCGTCTGAGCCTTCATCTTCCACGACAGTTCTGTGAGCTTCCTCTAATGCCTTTCCCTGCCGATTACCCTATTTACCCCTCAAAGAAGGAGTTTGTAGCATACTTGGAAAAGTATGCTGCACGGTTCGGCATCTGCCCTACCTACAACCACACGGTGGTATGTGCAGAGTACGATGTGAAGCGTCTGTTATGGCGGGTGAGGATGCAAGCTACAGGAAGAATGGGAGAGGAAGTGGAATATATGTCCCGGTGGTTGGTTGTGGCGACTGGGGAGAACGCTGAGGTTGTGCAGCCAGAGATTGGTGGCCTAAAAGAGTTCAAAGGAACGGTTATGCACACCAGTGCATACAAAACTGGCCGTGTGTTTGCTGGGAAGCGTGTTCTTGTTGTTGGGTGTGGCAACTCTGGCATGGAGGTCTGCCTAGATCTTTGCAACAACAATGCACATCCCCATATTGTAGTAAGAGACACT GTACACATCTTGCCCAGGGAGATGCTGGGTCAGTCCACCTTTGGGCTGTCAATGTGGCTGCTCAAGTGGCTGCCAGTCCACGTGGTGGACCTGTTTCTACTGCTTGTAGCACGGGCCATGCTTGGCGATACTGCTCGGCTTGGGCTAAAGCGGCCTACCGTCGGCCCCCTCGAGCTCAAGTCGCTCTCAGGGAAGACCCCAGTTCTTGATGTTGGCACATTTGCAAAGATTAGGTCGGGGGATATCAAG GTGCATCCAGGCATCAAACGGATATCGGGACGACAAGTAGAGTTTTTGGACACGTCGTCCGAggactttgatgcaattgtgcttGCGACTGGCTACAGGAGCAATGTCCCCTTCTGGTTAAAG GACCGGGAGTTGTTTTCGGAGAAAGACGGCTTGCCAAGGAAAGCATTTCCAAACGGGTGGAAGGGCGAGAGGGGACTCTACTCGGCCGGACTCACTCGACGCGGTCTGATGGGAACATCTCTTGATGCGAGGAGGATTGCTCACGACGTCGAGCAGCAGTTGCGTGCTGAAGGAAAGTATCCAGGCGTGTTGCTCTAG